A region from the Melioribacter roseus P3M-2 genome encodes:
- the rlmB gene encoding 23S rRNA (guanosine(2251)-2'-O)-methyltransferase RlmB produces MEIIYGRKPVLEAINAGEDIEVIYVAYGQRGEAISRIFTAAKKNNLKITQLSSKKFKQLAGNLNAQGVIAIKSVYKFLDYRELIDNSMKSQEPLILILDTLQDTHNLGAVLRTAECAGVDGVILTSNNSAPVNETVAKISAGALSHLKISRVANLMQPIKYLKEKGFWIVGAHLTEKSVNYDTIDYSGPIALIMGNEEKGIRRLVAEECDFIVKIPMKGKIDSLNVSVATGVILFEINRQRSTKQPD; encoded by the coding sequence TTGGAAATAATTTACGGCAGGAAACCCGTTCTCGAAGCAATTAACGCCGGCGAAGACATTGAAGTAATATACGTGGCATACGGTCAGCGCGGCGAAGCAATCAGCCGGATATTTACGGCGGCAAAAAAAAATAATCTTAAAATCACACAGCTTTCTTCGAAAAAATTCAAACAGTTAGCCGGCAACCTCAACGCGCAGGGCGTCATAGCGATTAAAAGCGTCTATAAATTTCTCGACTATCGCGAATTGATCGACAATTCCATGAAAAGCCAGGAGCCGTTGATTTTAATCCTCGACACGTTGCAGGACACGCATAACCTCGGCGCGGTATTGAGAACCGCAGAATGCGCAGGCGTGGACGGCGTAATACTGACGTCGAACAACAGCGCTCCGGTAAACGAGACGGTAGCAAAAATTTCAGCCGGAGCTTTATCGCACTTGAAAATTTCGAGAGTGGCAAATCTGATGCAGCCGATTAAATACCTGAAAGAAAAAGGGTTCTGGATTGTGGGAGCTCATCTAACGGAGAAATCAGTAAACTACGACACAATTGATTATTCCGGTCCGATTGCATTGATTATGGGCAACGAAGAAAAAGGGATACGGCGCCTCGTAGCCGAAGAATGCGATTTCATCGTAAAAATTCCGATGAAAGGAAAAATCGATTCCTTAAACGTGTCGGTTGCAACGGGCGTAATCCTTTTCGAAATTAACCGCCAGCGCTCTACAAAACAACCGGATTAG